In one window of Brassica rapa cultivar Chiifu-401-42 chromosome A07, CAAS_Brap_v3.01, whole genome shotgun sequence DNA:
- the LOC103829081 gene encoding ATPase WRNIP1, protein MEQLVSMGFSSDLAAEALTATGGDSIQKATDWILSHRPPLQTTTATSQPKLDRFLRPNSKTLTPVGDSNKRPKLSPPPSTHRHRQHQPLSERMRPRTLDDVVGQDHLLSPSSLLRSAVDSNRLPSIIFWGPPGTGKTSIAKSLINSCKDPSQYRFVSLSAVTSGVKDVRDAVETAKKLNLEGKKRTVLFMDEVHRFNKSQQDSFLPVIEDGSILFVGATTENPSFHLITPLLSRCRVLTLNPLKPNHVETLLKRAVDDDSVRGLSSNVEVDDSVVEFLANNCDGDARVALNALEISATMATARGGDGVGVGVAAVVSLDDAKEALQSKHLAYDKAGEQHYNLISALHKSMRGGDANAAIYWLARMLEGGEEPLYIARRLIRFASEDVGLADPSALTQAVACYQASHFLGMPECNVILAQCAAYLALAPKSIAVYRAIGAARKVVKDSVGQNEGVPVHLRNAPTKLMKELGYGKEYIYPPDDPTSAAAQTYLPSSLLHYKFLDWPEGASGDGQEQEEHRL, encoded by the coding sequence ATGGAGCAACTAGTAAGCATGGGTTTCTCCAGCGACTTAGCCGCCGAAGCCTTAACCGCCACCGGCGGAGACTCCATCCAAAAAGCCACCGACTGGATCCTCTCCCACCGCCCTCCCCTCCAAACCACCACCGCCACGTCACAACCCAAACTCGACCGCTTCCTCCGCCCCAATTCCAAAACCCTAACCCCCGTCGGCGATTCCAACAAACGCCCCAAGCTCTCACCACCACCCTCCACCCACCGCCACCGCCAACACCAGCCTCTATCTGAGCGTATGCGTCCTCGCACTCTCGACGACGTGGTAGGCCAAGACCACCTCCTCTCTCCCTCTTCCCTCCTCCGCTCCGCCGTCGACTCCAACCGCCTCCCTTCCATCATCTTCTGGGGCCCACCTGGCACCGGCAAAACCTCCATCGCCAAATCTCTCATCAACTCCTGCAAGGATCCTTCTCAGTACCGCTTCGTCTCCCTTTCCGCAGTTACTAGCGGCGTCAAGGACGTGAGAGACGCCGTTGAAACCGCCAAGAAGCTTAACCTAGAAGGTAAGAAGAGGACTGTGTTGTTTATGGATGAAGTTCATCGGTTTAACAAGTCACAGCAAGACTCCTTCCTGCCTGTTATTGAAGATGGTAGCATCCTCTTCGTTGGCGCCACTACTGAGAACCCTTCTTTTCATTTGATCACTCCTTTGCTCTCTCGTTGTAGAGTTCTCACTCTCAATCCCTTGAAACCTAATCATGTCGAGACTCTTCTTAAACGAGCTGTAGATGATGATTCCGTTAGAGGACTGTCCAGTAACGTTGAGGTTGATGATTCTGTTGTTGAGTTCTTGGCTAACAACTGCGATGGTGATGCACGTGTGGCGTTGAACGCCTTGGAAATCTCAGCTACCATGGCCACTGCTCGAGGGGGAGATGGTGTTGGTGTTGGTGTTGCTGCTGTTGTGTCTCTTGATGATGCTAAAGAGGCTCTTCAGAGCAAGCATTTGGCGTATGACAAGGCAGGGGAGCAACATTACAACCTCATAAGCGCGCTGCACAAGTCTATGCGAGGAGGAGATGCTAACGCTGCAATCTACTGGCTAGCTAGAATGCTTGAAGGTGGTGAAGAGCCGCTTTACATTGCGAGGAGGCTTATAAGGTTTGCAAGCGAGGACGTTGGGCTTGCCGACCCTTCAGCTCTTACTCAGGCGGTTGCTTGCTATCAAGCCTCGCATTTTTTGGGTATGCCGGAGTGCAATGTGATTCTTGCTCAGTGCGCTGCTTACTTGGCGCTGGCTCCTAAGTCCATTGCTGTTTACAGAGCAATAGGAGCGGCAAGGAAGGTGGTGAAGGACTCGGTTGGTCAGAATGAAGGGGTGCCTGTACATCTGAGGAACGCGCCGACCAAGTTAATGAAGGAACTTGGGTATGGGAAAGAGTATATATATCCTCCTGATGACCCTACTTCTGCAGCAGCTCAGACGTATCTACCTTCGTCTCTTCTGCATTATAAGTTCCTGGATTGGCCTGAAGGTGCTTCAGGTGACGGCCAAGAGCAAGAAGAACATAGGCTCTAG